In a single window of the Cupriavidus basilensis genome:
- the acnB gene encoding bifunctional aconitate hydratase 2/2-methylisocitrate dehydratase produces the protein MLENYRAHVAERAALGIPPLPLTAKQTAELIELLKSPPAGEEQVLVDLITHRVPAGVDDAAKVKASYLAAVALGKEACTLISRAKAAELLGTMLGGYNIAPLIELLDDAEIGPVAAEALKKTLLMFDAFHDVKEKADKGNAIAKSVLQSWADAEWFTSRPEVPQSLTVTVFKVTGETNTDDLSPAPDATTRPDIPLHALAMLKNARPGITPEEDGKRGPVKFIESLKEKGNLVAYVGDVVGTGSSRKSATNSVLWFTGEDIPFVPNKRFGGVCLGSKIAPIFYNTMEDAGALPIELDVSQMEMGDVVELRPYDGKALKNGQVIAEFTVKSDVLFDEVRAGGRIPLIVGRGLTAKAREALGLAPSTLFRLPHNPADTGRGFTLAQKMVGRACGLPEGKGIRPGTYCEPKMTSVGSQDTTGPMTRDELKDLACLGFSADLVMQSFCHTAAYPKPVDVKTHHTLPQFISTRGGISLRPGDGVIHSWLNRMLLPDTVGTGGDSHTRFPIGISFPAGSGLVAFAAATGVMPLDMPESVLVRFKGKMQPGVTLRDLVNAIPLYAIKSGLLTVAKQGKKNIFSGRVLEIEGLPDLKVEQAFELSDASAERSAAGCSVRLNKEPIIEYINSNITLLKWMIAEGYQDPRSLSRRIQAMEAWLADPKLLEPDADAEYAAVIEIDLADVHEPIVACPNDPDDVKTLSEVAGAKIDEVFIGSCMTNIGHFRAASKLLEGKRDIPVKLWVAPPTKMDAKQLTEEGHYGVFGTAGARTEMPGCSLCMGNQAQVREGATVMSTSTRNFPNRLGKNTNVYLGSAELAAICSRLGRIPTKEEYMSDMGVLATNGDQIYKYLNFDKIEDFKGVADTVTV, from the coding sequence ATGCTTGAAAACTATCGCGCCCATGTAGCCGAACGCGCCGCGCTTGGCATCCCCCCTCTGCCGCTGACCGCCAAGCAGACTGCGGAGTTGATCGAATTGCTGAAGTCCCCGCCGGCTGGCGAGGAACAAGTCCTGGTTGACCTGATCACGCATCGCGTGCCGGCAGGCGTGGACGACGCCGCCAAGGTCAAGGCCTCGTACCTGGCAGCCGTGGCGCTGGGCAAGGAAGCCTGCACGCTGATCTCGCGTGCCAAGGCTGCCGAACTGCTGGGCACCATGCTGGGCGGCTACAACATTGCCCCGCTGATCGAACTGCTGGACGACGCCGAGATTGGTCCCGTTGCGGCTGAGGCGCTCAAGAAGACGCTGCTGATGTTCGACGCCTTCCACGACGTCAAGGAAAAGGCCGACAAGGGCAACGCCATCGCCAAGTCCGTGCTGCAAAGCTGGGCCGACGCCGAGTGGTTCACCAGCCGTCCGGAAGTGCCGCAAAGCCTGACCGTGACCGTGTTCAAGGTCACCGGCGAAACCAACACCGACGACCTCTCGCCGGCGCCGGACGCCACCACCCGCCCCGACATCCCGCTGCACGCGCTGGCCATGCTGAAGAACGCGCGCCCGGGCATCACCCCGGAAGAAGACGGCAAGCGCGGCCCGGTCAAGTTCATCGAATCGCTGAAGGAAAAGGGCAACCTGGTTGCCTACGTGGGCGATGTGGTCGGTACCGGTTCCTCGCGCAAGTCCGCCACCAACTCGGTGCTGTGGTTCACCGGCGAAGACATCCCCTTCGTGCCGAACAAGCGTTTCGGCGGCGTGTGCCTGGGCAGCAAGATTGCCCCGATCTTCTACAACACCATGGAAGACGCCGGCGCACTGCCGATCGAGCTGGACGTGTCGCAGATGGAAATGGGCGACGTGGTCGAGCTGCGTCCCTATGATGGCAAGGCCCTGAAGAACGGCCAGGTCATCGCCGAGTTCACCGTCAAGTCCGACGTGCTGTTCGACGAAGTGCGCGCCGGCGGCCGTATTCCCCTGATCGTTGGCCGTGGCCTGACCGCCAAGGCTCGCGAGGCGCTCGGCCTGGCCCCGTCCACGCTGTTCCGCCTGCCGCACAACCCGGCCGACACTGGCCGCGGTTTCACGCTGGCCCAGAAGATGGTTGGCCGCGCCTGCGGCCTGCCGGAAGGCAAGGGCATCCGCCCGGGCACGTACTGCGAACCGAAGATGACCTCGGTGGGCTCGCAAGACACCACCGGCCCGATGACCCGCGACGAGCTGAAGGACCTGGCTTGCCTGGGCTTCTCGGCCGACCTGGTGATGCAGTCGTTCTGCCACACCGCCGCTTATCCGAAGCCGGTCGACGTCAAGACCCATCACACGCTTCCGCAGTTCATCAGCACCCGTGGCGGCATCTCGCTGCGCCCGGGCGATGGCGTGATCCACTCGTGGCTGAACCGCATGCTGCTGCCCGACACCGTTGGCACCGGCGGCGACTCGCACACCCGTTTCCCGATCGGCATCAGCTTCCCGGCAGGCTCGGGCCTGGTGGCGTTCGCCGCTGCCACCGGCGTGATGCCGCTGGACATGCCGGAATCCGTGCTGGTGCGCTTCAAGGGCAAGATGCAGCCCGGCGTCACCCTGCGTGACCTGGTCAACGCCATTCCGCTGTACGCCATCAAGTCGGGCCTGCTGACCGTGGCCAAGCAAGGCAAGAAGAACATCTTCTCGGGCCGCGTCCTGGAAATCGAAGGCCTGCCCGACCTGAAGGTCGAGCAAGCGTTCGAGCTGTCCGACGCTTCCGCCGAGCGTTCGGCCGCCGGTTGCTCGGTGCGCCTGAACAAGGAACCGATCATCGAATACATCAACAGCAACATCACGCTGCTGAAGTGGATGATCGCCGAAGGCTACCAAGACCCGCGCAGCCTGTCGCGCCGTATCCAGGCCATGGAAGCCTGGCTGGCCGACCCCAAGCTGCTGGAGCCGGATGCGGACGCCGAGTACGCCGCCGTGATCGAGATCGACCTGGCCGACGTGCATGAGCCCATCGTGGCCTGCCCGAACGACCCGGACGACGTCAAGACCCTGTCGGAAGTGGCTGGCGCCAAGATCGACGAAGTCTTCATCGGTTCGTGCATGACCAACATCGGCCACTTCCGCGCAGCCTCCAAGCTGCTGGAAGGCAAGCGCGACATCCCCGTCAAGCTGTGGGTTGCCCCGCCGACCAAGATGGACGCCAAGCAACTGACCGAAGAAGGCCACTACGGCGTGTTCGGCACGGCCGGCGCCCGCACCGAAATGCCGGGCTGCTCGCTGTGCATGGGTAACCAGGCACAAGTGCGCGAAGGCGCCACGGTGATGTCGACCAGCACCCGTAACTTCCCGAACCGTCTGGGCAAGAACACCAACGTGTACCTGGGTTCGGCCGAGCTGGCCGCGATCTGCTCGCGCCTTGGCCGCATCCCGACCAAGGAAGAGTACATGTCGGACATGGGTGTGCTGGCCACCAACGGTGATCAGATCTACAAGTACTTGAACTTCGACAAGATTGAAGACTTCAAGGGTGTGGCGGATACGGTGACGGTGTAA
- a CDS encoding LysR family transcriptional regulator, which yields MDLRHLRYFVAVAEELNFTRAAERLHIAQPPLSRQIQQLEEGLGVQLFERNARPLKLTEAGRFFYAHAQQLLAQAAELESMTRRVGQIERKMSLGFVGSTLYGMLPKIIRRFRAEHPQIELSLVEMTTMDQIAALKQGTIDVGFGRIRHEDPNVRRVVLREERMIVALPVGHPLSLAKPVLALHDLLGETLIIFPKAPRPSYADQVLAAFHDRALQPGRIHEARELQIALGLVAAGEGVSIVPSSVHGLKRDDISYRELDDPNLVSPIIMSMRRLDETEEISAMLDMIYRLYEEEKLVFLPPSQE from the coding sequence GTGGACTTGCGTCACTTACGTTACTTTGTTGCCGTCGCGGAGGAGCTCAACTTCACCCGCGCGGCCGAACGGCTGCATATCGCCCAGCCGCCGCTGAGCCGGCAGATCCAGCAACTGGAAGAGGGCCTGGGGGTGCAGCTATTCGAGCGCAACGCGCGCCCGCTCAAGCTGACCGAGGCCGGGCGCTTTTTCTACGCGCACGCCCAGCAGTTGCTGGCGCAAGCCGCGGAACTGGAGTCGATGACACGGCGGGTGGGGCAAATCGAGCGGAAGATGTCGCTCGGCTTTGTCGGCTCGACCCTGTACGGCATGCTGCCCAAGATCATCCGGCGCTTTCGCGCCGAGCACCCGCAGATCGAGCTGAGCCTGGTTGAGATGACCACCATGGACCAGATCGCGGCGCTCAAGCAGGGCACCATCGACGTGGGGTTCGGCCGCATCCGGCACGAGGACCCGAACGTGCGCCGGGTCGTGCTGCGCGAGGAGCGGATGATCGTGGCGTTGCCGGTCGGGCACCCGCTCTCGCTGGCCAAGCCCGTGCTGGCCCTGCACGACCTGCTGGGCGAGACCCTGATCATCTTTCCCAAGGCGCCCCGCCCAAGCTACGCCGACCAGGTGCTGGCAGCGTTTCACGACCGGGCCTTGCAGCCCGGGCGCATCCATGAAGCGCGCGAGTTGCAGATCGCGCTGGGGCTGGTGGCGGCCGGGGAGGGGGTCTCGATCGTCCCGAGCAGCGTGCACGGCCTCAAGCGGGACGACATCAGCTACCGGGAGCTGGACGATCCCAACCTGGTCTCGCCCATCATCATGAGCATGCGCAGGCTCGACGAGACCGAGGAAATCAGCGCCATGCTGGACATGATCTACCGGCTGTATGAGGAGGAGAAGCTGGTTTTCCTGCCGCCGAGCCAGGAATGA
- the catA gene encoding catechol 1,2-dioxygenase — translation MTHPEIEALVKAFILDTASGKADARVQSVVVRLTTDLFKAIEDLDLSASEVWKGIEYFAEAGPELGLLAAGLGLERFLDIRADEAEAKAGLAGGTPRTIEGPLYVAGAPASEGFARLDDGSEDGQGEVLFMQGTVFDTNGRPLPGAAVEVWHANLLGNYSFFDKTQSDFNLRRTITTDSEGRYQFRSIVPMGYGCPPQGTTQRLLDLLGRHGRRPAHIHFFVSAPGHRKLTTQINIDGDEYLWDDFAFASREGLVPAVRHVESAQALAEHGLDKPFASIDFDFRLYADCVAAPAPEVERTRAAA, via the coding sequence ATGACGCACCCGGAAATCGAAGCGCTGGTGAAAGCGTTCATCCTCGACACCGCCAGCGGCAAGGCCGATGCGCGTGTGCAAAGCGTAGTGGTCCGCCTGACCACCGACCTCTTCAAGGCGATTGAAGACCTGGACCTGAGCGCCAGCGAAGTCTGGAAGGGCATCGAGTACTTCGCCGAGGCCGGGCCGGAACTTGGCCTGCTGGCCGCTGGCCTGGGCCTGGAGCGCTTCCTGGACATCCGCGCGGATGAGGCCGAGGCAAAGGCCGGTCTCGCCGGCGGCACGCCGCGCACCATCGAAGGCCCGCTGTACGTGGCCGGCGCGCCCGCGAGCGAAGGCTTCGCGCGGCTGGACGACGGCAGCGAAGACGGCCAGGGCGAAGTCCTGTTCATGCAGGGCACGGTGTTCGACACCAACGGCAGGCCGCTGCCCGGCGCCGCGGTGGAGGTCTGGCATGCCAACCTGCTCGGCAACTACTCGTTCTTCGACAAGACGCAGTCCGACTTCAACCTGCGCCGCACCATCACGACCGATAGCGAAGGCCGCTACCAGTTCCGCAGCATCGTGCCGATGGGCTATGGCTGCCCGCCGCAAGGCACCACGCAGCGCCTGCTGGACCTGCTGGGCCGCCATGGCCGGCGCCCCGCGCACATTCACTTCTTCGTGTCCGCGCCCGGCCATCGCAAGCTGACCACCCAGATCAACATCGACGGCGACGAATACCTGTGGGACGACTTTGCCTTTGCCAGCCGCGAAGGCCTGGTGCCAGCGGTCAGGCACGTCGAGTCTGCGCAGGCCCTGGCCGAGCACGGCCTGGACAAGCCGTTTGCCTCCATCGATTTCGATTTCCGCCTGTACGCCGATTGCGTGGCAGCGCCGGCACCGGAAGTGGAGCGCACGCGCGCCGCCGCGTAA
- a CDS encoding 1,6-dihydroxycyclohexa-2,4-diene-1-carboxylate dehydrogenase, whose translation MNNNARFSGKIAVVTGAAQGIGRGVALAAAAEGASLVLVDRSALVHEVAAQILADGSQALAVEADLETYAGARLMTRAALAAHGRIDVLVNNVGGTIWAKPYQEYEEAQVEAEIRRSLFPTLWCCRAVLPGMIERKQGVIVNVSSIATRSIYRVPYAAAKGGVNALTASLAFEHAQDGIRVNAIATGGTEAPPRKVPRNTAEQTPQEAEWYQGIVDQTMASSLMHRYGTIDEQVRAILFLASDEASYITGTVLPVGGGDLG comes from the coding sequence ATGAACAACAACGCGCGCTTTAGCGGAAAAATCGCCGTGGTAACCGGCGCGGCGCAGGGAATCGGACGCGGTGTGGCGCTCGCCGCCGCGGCAGAGGGCGCCAGCCTGGTGCTGGTCGACCGCTCGGCACTGGTGCACGAGGTCGCCGCGCAGATCCTCGCGGATGGCAGCCAGGCACTGGCGGTGGAGGCCGACCTGGAAACCTATGCCGGTGCCCGCCTGATGACCCGCGCGGCGCTGGCGGCCCATGGCCGCATCGATGTCCTCGTCAATAACGTGGGCGGCACGATCTGGGCCAAGCCCTACCAGGAATACGAGGAGGCGCAGGTCGAAGCCGAGATCCGCCGCTCCCTGTTTCCCACCCTGTGGTGCTGCCGCGCCGTGCTGCCCGGCATGATCGAGCGCAAGCAGGGCGTGATCGTCAATGTCTCGTCCATTGCCACGCGCAGCATCTACCGCGTGCCCTACGCGGCCGCCAAGGGCGGCGTCAACGCCCTGACCGCCAGCCTCGCCTTCGAGCACGCGCAGGACGGCATCCGTGTCAATGCGATCGCCACCGGGGGCACCGAAGCGCCACCGCGCAAAGTGCCCCGCAACACGGCGGAGCAGACCCCGCAGGAAGCCGAGTGGTACCAGGGCATCGTCGACCAGACCATGGCATCCAGCCTGATGCACCGCTACGGCACCATCGACGAACAGGTGCGTGCGATTCTGTTTTTGGCGTCCGACGAGGCCTCTTACATCACCGGCACCGTCCTGCCCGTAGGCGGCGGCGACCTCGGCTAA
- the fliL gene encoding flagellar basal body-associated protein FliL, producing the protein MANTLTSSQADGNTSKRGRLLLVLGVVLVAALGAGGFFLGNILSNRQPAAPAAPVVPPPIFVPLEAFTVNLKSDDGDRFLHTGLSLKVADAKDQARITEYLPEVRSRILLLLSAKQPPDLATVDGKRKLAQEIQSVISQPFAPNLPKQQILDVLFTSFVVQ; encoded by the coding sequence ATGGCGAATACGCTCACTTCTTCCCAGGCTGACGGCAACACGAGCAAGCGCGGGCGACTGCTGCTGGTGCTCGGCGTCGTGCTCGTCGCGGCGCTGGGTGCCGGGGGCTTTTTTCTGGGCAACATCCTGAGTAACCGCCAACCGGCCGCGCCTGCCGCTCCGGTTGTACCGCCGCCGATTTTTGTGCCGCTGGAAGCATTTACCGTCAATCTGAAGAGCGATGACGGCGACCGCTTCCTGCATACCGGTTTGTCGCTCAAGGTGGCGGACGCGAAGGACCAGGCGCGCATCACCGAGTACCTGCCGGAAGTCCGCAGCCGCATCTTGCTGCTGCTGTCGGCCAAGCAACCGCCCGATCTGGCGACGGTGGACGGCAAGCGCAAGCTGGCCCAGGAAATCCAGAGTGTCATCAGCCAGCCGTTCGCGCCCAACCTGCCCAAGCAGCAGATCCTGGACGTCCTATTTACTTCCTTCGTGGTGCAGTAA
- the fliM gene encoding flagellar motor switch protein FliM: MAYDKFLSQDEVDELLKGVSGETDTPEVAAPVSEDGVRPYNLATQERIVRGRLHTLEIINERFARQLRTQLFNFIRRGADISVGSVRIEKYGDFVRNLPVPTNLNLVHMKPLRGTSLFVFDPNLVFLVVDNLFGGDGRFHTRVEGRDFTQTEQRIIRRLLDLALNSYGQAWNAVHPIELEYVRSEMHTKFANIAMLSEVVVTTAFHIELGAVGGQLHVCFPYSMIEPVRDLLMNPLQDEVEVDKRWISQLSQQIRSAEVDLVAEFAHVESTVAEVLALRVGDVLPIELPEQVFGKVDGVPVLQAGFGTMNGQYALRVERMINHQEIDSNKETDHD, encoded by the coding sequence ATGGCCTACGACAAGTTTCTCTCGCAGGACGAGGTAGACGAATTACTGAAAGGCGTGTCGGGCGAGACCGATACGCCCGAGGTCGCCGCGCCGGTCTCCGAGGATGGCGTGCGCCCGTACAACCTGGCCACGCAAGAGCGCATCGTGCGCGGCCGGCTGCACACGCTCGAAATCATCAACGAGCGCTTTGCCCGCCAGCTTCGGACCCAGTTGTTCAACTTCATCCGCCGCGGCGCCGACATCTCGGTGGGCTCGGTGCGGATCGAGAAGTACGGCGACTTCGTGCGCAACCTGCCGGTGCCGACCAACCTGAACCTGGTGCACATGAAGCCGCTGCGCGGCACGTCGCTGTTCGTGTTCGACCCCAACCTGGTGTTCCTGGTGGTCGATAACCTGTTCGGTGGCGACGGGCGCTTCCACACCCGCGTGGAAGGCCGCGACTTTACCCAGACCGAGCAGCGTATCATCCGGCGCCTGCTGGACCTTGCGCTCAACAGCTACGGCCAGGCCTGGAATGCCGTGCATCCGATCGAGCTGGAATATGTCCGCTCGGAAATGCACACGAAGTTTGCCAACATCGCCATGCTCAGCGAGGTGGTGGTGACCACCGCCTTCCACATCGAGCTTGGCGCGGTGGGTGGCCAGCTGCACGTCTGCTTCCCGTACTCGATGATCGAGCCGGTGCGCGACCTGCTGATGAACCCGCTGCAGGACGAGGTTGAAGTAGACAAGCGCTGGATCTCCCAGCTGTCGCAGCAGATTCGCTCGGCGGAGGTGGATCTGGTGGCCGAATTTGCCCACGTGGAAAGCACCGTAGCCGAAGTGCTGGCGCTGCGCGTCGGCGACGTACTCCCCATCGAGCTGCCCGAGCAGGTCTTCGGCAAGGTCGATGGCGTACCCGTGCTGCAGGCCGGCTTTGGCACCATGAACGGCCAGTATGCGTTGCGGGTAGAACGGATGATCAATCACCAAGAAATCGATTCCAACAAGGAAACCGACCATGACTGA
- the fliN gene encoding flagellar motor switch protein FliN has protein sequence MTDGKDDKPADPMDDWASALAEQTSAEDIAAAAAPAQAVAATPATATPAASKVFQPLEKETPSGFHNDIEMILDIPVQLTVELGRTKVPIKTLLQLAQGSVVELDGLAGEPMDVLVNGYLIAQGEVVVVNDKFGIRLTDIITPSERIRKLNR, from the coding sequence ATGACTGACGGCAAAGACGACAAGCCGGCCGACCCGATGGACGACTGGGCCAGCGCCCTGGCGGAGCAGACCAGCGCCGAGGATATCGCCGCTGCCGCCGCGCCTGCCCAGGCTGTCGCCGCCACGCCAGCCACAGCCACACCCGCCGCCTCCAAGGTCTTCCAGCCGCTGGAGAAGGAAACGCCGAGCGGCTTCCACAACGATATCGAGATGATTCTCGATATCCCGGTCCAGCTCACGGTAGAGCTTGGTCGCACCAAGGTGCCGATCAAGACGCTGCTGCAACTGGCCCAGGGCTCGGTGGTGGAGCTCGACGGCCTGGCCGGCGAGCCGATGGATGTGCTGGTCAACGGCTACCTGATCGCCCAGGGCGAAGTCGTCGTGGTGAACGATAAGTTCGGCATCCGCCTGACCGACATCATCACGCCGTCCGAACGCATCCGGAAGCTCAACCGATGA
- the fliO gene encoding flagellar biosynthetic protein FliO, with the protein MKAGLRRTANAALAAGVGLAHAASAYAQASAAAASPTGTGTIASHAGAGSHVPVSSATGLAQAGLGLFAVIALILLLAWLARRAGLVRHGQGGQMKVVGSTMLGPRQRLVMVEVGDTCLVLGVSAGEIRTLHTLPAQAAHKPDHPSGSAAPPGSAGSFGQKLLRAMQDNLKS; encoded by the coding sequence ATGAAAGCCGGCCTGCGCCGGACCGCCAACGCTGCGCTTGCCGCCGGCGTGGGCCTGGCGCATGCGGCGAGCGCGTACGCGCAAGCCAGTGCCGCGGCGGCCAGCCCGACCGGTACCGGCACGATCGCCAGCCACGCCGGGGCCGGCAGCCATGTCCCGGTCAGCAGCGCAACGGGGCTGGCGCAAGCCGGCCTCGGCCTGTTCGCCGTCATCGCCCTGATCCTGCTGCTGGCCTGGCTGGCGCGCCGCGCCGGCCTGGTCCGGCACGGCCAGGGCGGCCAGATGAAGGTAGTAGGCAGCACCATGCTCGGGCCCCGCCAGCGCCTGGTGATGGTGGAAGTGGGCGACACCTGCCTGGTCCTGGGCGTGAGCGCCGGCGAGATCCGCACGCTCCACACTTTGCCCGCGCAAGCCGCGCACAAGCCGGACCACCCCTCCGGCAGCGCAGCACCCCCGGGGTCGGCCGGCAGCTTTGGACAAAAGCTGCTGCGCGCCATGCAAGACAACCTGAAGTCATGA
- the fliP gene encoding flagellar type III secretion system pore protein FliP (The bacterial flagellar biogenesis protein FliP forms a type III secretion system (T3SS)-type pore required for flagellar assembly.), with the protein MAHAQALPGLTSKAGPGGSQTWSLSVQTLVLLTSLSFLPAAMLMMTGFTRIIIVLGLLRNALGTASSPPNQVLVGLSLFLTFFVMSPVFDRIYTDAYKPLSENKLSLEDAAAKAAAPLKTFMLKQTREKDLALFAQMAKVPEMQGPEDVQMHILVPAFVTSELKTAFQIGFTVFIPFLIIDLVVASVLMAMGMMMVPPATIALPFKLMLFVLVDGWQLLLGSLAQSFLN; encoded by the coding sequence ATGGCCCACGCGCAGGCATTGCCCGGCCTGACCAGCAAAGCCGGCCCGGGCGGCAGCCAGACCTGGTCGCTGTCGGTGCAGACACTGGTCCTGCTCACCTCGCTGTCGTTCCTGCCCGCGGCCATGCTGATGATGACGGGCTTCACCCGCATCATCATCGTGCTGGGGCTGCTGCGCAATGCGCTGGGCACGGCCAGCTCGCCGCCCAACCAGGTGCTGGTGGGACTGTCGCTGTTCCTGACCTTCTTTGTCATGTCGCCGGTGTTCGACCGCATCTACACCGACGCCTACAAGCCGCTGTCCGAGAACAAGCTCAGCCTGGAAGACGCCGCCGCCAAGGCCGCCGCGCCGCTCAAGACCTTCATGCTCAAGCAGACCCGCGAGAAGGACCTGGCGCTGTTTGCCCAGATGGCCAAGGTGCCCGAGATGCAGGGCCCCGAAGACGTGCAGATGCACATCCTGGTGCCCGCCTTTGTCACCAGCGAGCTCAAGACCGCGTTCCAGATCGGCTTTACCGTCTTTATCCCCTTCCTGATCATCGACCTGGTGGTAGCCAGCGTGCTGATGGCGATGGGCATGATGATGGTGCCGCCGGCCACCATCGCGCTGCCATTCAAGCTGATGCTGTTCGTGCTGGTGGACGGTTGGCAATTGCTGCTGGGCTCGCTGGCGCAGAGCTTCCTGAACTGA
- the fliQ gene encoding flagellar biosynthesis protein FliQ — MTPETVMSIATQAMKMTLMLSAPLLLVALVAGLVVSLFQAATQINEMTLSFIPKLLALFATMVLAGPWMINTFVDYMREVFQGIPALVH; from the coding sequence ATGACGCCGGAAACCGTAATGAGCATCGCCACCCAGGCGATGAAAATGACCCTGATGCTGTCCGCGCCGCTGCTGCTGGTAGCGCTGGTGGCTGGCCTGGTGGTGAGCCTGTTCCAGGCCGCCACGCAGATCAATGAAATGACGCTGTCCTTCATCCCCAAGCTGCTGGCGCTGTTCGCCACCATGGTGCTGGCCGGGCCGTGGATGATCAACACCTTTGTCGACTACATGCGCGAAGTGTTCCAGGGCATTCCCGCCCTGGTGCATTGA
- the fliR gene encoding flagellar biosynthetic protein FliR, which produces MLSVTSAQLYAWIAAFLWPLFRLLALIGTAPLFGESAIPRRAKVGLAALMAVIISPTIAHLPLVPVYSLEGFLIILNEVGIGLAMGFSMRLVFSAVQFAGETIGLQMGLSFASFYDRSAGGQTMVLARFLNVVAMLMFLAMDGHLMLLATIADSFASLPIAAQPLTGAGWAAVAASGATVFSSGLLLALPLIAALLTLNLAMGILNRASPQLSIFAVGFPVTLGGGILMMMLIMPQMSTFMARLIEGGLSTVATVLGQFGR; this is translated from the coding sequence GTGCTCTCCGTCACCTCCGCCCAGCTCTACGCCTGGATCGCCGCCTTCCTCTGGCCCTTGTTCCGCCTGCTGGCCCTGATCGGCACCGCCCCGCTATTTGGCGAGTCGGCCATCCCGAGACGCGCCAAGGTTGGCCTGGCGGCCCTGATGGCGGTGATCATCTCGCCCACCATCGCCCACCTGCCGCTGGTGCCGGTGTACTCGCTGGAAGGCTTCCTGATCATCCTCAACGAGGTGGGCATCGGGCTGGCGATGGGATTCAGCATGCGGCTGGTGTTCTCCGCCGTGCAATTCGCCGGCGAAACCATCGGCCTGCAGATGGGCCTGTCGTTCGCCTCCTTCTACGACCGCTCCGCCGGCGGCCAGACCATGGTGCTGGCGCGCTTTCTCAATGTGGTTGCCATGCTGATGTTCCTGGCCATGGACGGGCACCTGATGCTGCTGGCCACCATCGCCGATAGCTTCGCCAGCCTGCCCATCGCCGCCCAGCCCCTCACCGGCGCCGGCTGGGCGGCGGTGGCCGCCTCCGGCGCCACCGTGTTCTCCTCGGGACTGCTGCTGGCGCTGCCACTGATCGCCGCGCTGCTCACGCTCAACCTCGCCATGGGCATCCTGAACCGCGCATCGCCGCAACTGTCGATCTTCGCGGTCGGCTTCCCGGTCACGCTGGGCGGCGGCATCCTGATGATGATGCTGATCATGCCGCAGATGAGCACCTTCATGGCACGGCTGATCGAGGGCGGGTTGAGTACGGTGGCGACGGTGTTGGGGCAGTTTGGGCGGTGA
- a CDS encoding methionyl-tRNA formyltransferase, giving the protein MSTPSPSLDTGASAGFGPAAVRPVAVPAAPRRFAITASDRYIGVFDAFVQHGWEPVKLFTARVDGRMHRTDAILGRAEARKIDIQLSPMNDRSLDGLRDLGCDLLVVASYAWRIGDWASRIPMAINFHPSPLPVGRGPYPLPRAILDGLATWGVSCHKISRDFDQGDILAQRQFDIAPDETHESLDLKVQRATSRLAQEVAFNLDALWKNAVPQGAGSYIPFWTDADRTLDFSLAPERINAMLRAFGRHECLARINGNVVHVIDAHAWREPHNLPPGVVDHVDGERFVVSCTGGFIAILEWNLLPPGQMRGTAPR; this is encoded by the coding sequence TTGAGCACCCCCTCTCCCTCCCTCGACACCGGTGCAAGCGCCGGCTTCGGCCCCGCCGCAGTGCGCCCCGTGGCGGTACCCGCTGCGCCAAGACGCTTCGCCATCACCGCATCCGACCGTTATATTGGCGTCTTCGATGCGTTCGTCCAGCACGGATGGGAACCGGTGAAGCTGTTCACCGCCCGCGTCGACGGGCGCATGCATCGCACCGACGCCATCCTGGGCCGCGCGGAAGCCCGCAAGATCGACATCCAGCTCTCACCCATGAATGACCGGTCACTCGACGGCCTGCGCGACCTCGGGTGTGACTTGCTGGTGGTGGCAAGCTACGCGTGGCGCATCGGAGACTGGGCCTCGCGGATTCCGATGGCCATCAATTTCCACCCCTCGCCATTGCCGGTGGGCCGCGGCCCCTATCCACTGCCACGGGCCATCCTGGACGGTCTTGCCACCTGGGGCGTGAGCTGCCACAAGATCAGCAGGGATTTCGATCAGGGCGACATCCTGGCCCAGCGGCAGTTCGACATTGCCCCCGACGAAACGCATGAAAGCCTCGACCTGAAAGTGCAGCGCGCCACATCGCGCCTGGCCCAAGAAGTGGCTTTCAATCTCGATGCGCTGTGGAAGAACGCCGTGCCACAAGGTGCGGGCTCCTACATCCCCTTCTGGACCGACGCCGACCGTACGCTCGACTTTTCCCTGGCACCCGAGCGCATTAACGCGATGCTGCGCGCCTTCGGGCGCCATGAATGCCTGGCGCGCATCAACGGCAATGTGGTCCACGTCATCGACGCCCATGCCTGGCGCGAACCGCATAACCTGCCGCCGGGCGTGGTAGACCATGTCGATGGCGAGCGCTTCGTCGTCTCCTGCACGGGCGGATTCATCGCCATTCTCGAGTGGAACCTGTTGCCGCCCGGGCAGATGCGGGGCACGGCGCCGCGCTGA